The Leptospiraceae bacterium genome includes a window with the following:
- a CDS encoding DUF839 domain-containing protein: MKKRSLFEGFYRLVLDQPVTSFNRNWCGTLYAARLTQTDGNGGGSFDINWIELGRGCDQEVKAIIDKKPKLSDIFQVAAASGGNCPAGYTFIREDELGDGQGYEYCLNLRVGSLRSPLFANDAEVRKAAAFLETRKYARYLGATIEFEKGEGLSYDPDNKKIYFDITAIRGGMSDGRDHIQLQENICGAVYELDVDDNLTATKMRAIVVGERLKPGEPYFEIYTCNPNKIAAPDNLRYIGQNILLIGEDTRFHFNNMIWAYDLKRKTLTRIGTIQTGGEVTGMFEYANINGQYVLTANVQHAFVDRPRAQRPDLSGLVDVGLASDYSIDRGVGFVYFIKLIPTGIFKE, encoded by the coding sequence TTGAAAAAAAGAAGCCTCTTTGAAGGTTTCTACAGATTGGTTTTGGATCAGCCAGTCACATCTTTTAACAGGAATTGGTGCGGTACTCTTTATGCTGCGAGGCTAACTCAAACAGACGGAAATGGTGGTGGTAGTTTTGATATTAACTGGATAGAGTTGGGTAGAGGATGCGATCAAGAAGTAAAAGCTATCATCGACAAAAAACCAAAGCTTTCTGATATATTCCAAGTCGCAGCAGCCTCAGGAGGAAACTGTCCAGCAGGATATACGTTCATAAGAGAAGATGAACTTGGTGATGGTCAAGGTTATGAATACTGCTTGAACTTACGAGTAGGAAGCCTAAGATCTCCTTTATTTGCTAATGATGCTGAGGTAAGGAAAGCAGCCGCCTTCTTAGAAACAAGAAAGTATGCACGTTATTTAGGAGCTACGATTGAGTTCGAAAAGGGCGAAGGTTTGTCTTATGATCCCGATAACAAGAAAATCTATTTTGACATCACAGCAATAAGAGGTGGTATGTCTGATGGAAGAGACCACATACAGCTACAGGAGAATATTTGTGGTGCCGTATATGAATTGGATGTGGATGATAATCTCACAGCAACGAAGATGAGAGCTATTGTTGTTGGAGAAAGATTAAAACCCGGTGAACCATACTTTGAAATCTATACATGCAATCCAAATAAAATTGCAGCTCCAGATAACTTAAGATATATCGGACAAAACATCTTACTCATTGGCGAGGACACTAGATTTCATTTCAATAACATGATATGGGCATACGATCTAAAGAGAAAGACACTCACCCGAATAGGAACCATCCAAACCGGTGGCGAAGTCACAGGTATGTTTGAATACGCTAACATTAATGGACAATATGTATTGACTGCAAATGTGCAACATGCCTTCGTGGATCGACCTCGTGCACAAAGACCAGATCTTTCAGGTCTTGTTGATGTAGGTCTTGCATCTGATTATTCTATTGATAGAGGAGTTGGATTCGTTTACTTCATCAAATTAATACCCACAGGAATTTTCAAAGAATAA